The following are encoded together in the Streptomyces sp. NBC_00341 genome:
- a CDS encoding LacI family DNA-binding transcriptional regulator has translation MVDGVTVPPPRAGSSLRLSDIAGQASVSEATVSRVLNGKPGVADTTRQRVLAALDILGYERPVRLRQRSAGLIGLVTPELTNPIFPAFAQSVEQVLAGHGYTPVLCTQLPGGATEDELVEQLVERGVGGIVFLSGLHADTSADPARYAALTERGVPFVLINGYNERISAPFVSPDDTAAVRMAVGHLAELGHRKVGLAIGPQRYVPSRRKRDGFVDAAVSLLGMDRAEAELLVCSTLFSVEGGQVAAGALLDRGCTGIVCGSDLMALGVVRAARDRGLAVPRDVSVVGFDDSQLIAFTDPPLTTVRQPVQAMAAAAVGALLEEIAGSPVQRTEYVFQPELVVRGSTAAVASGVRGA, from the coding sequence GTGGTGGACGGTGTGACCGTCCCCCCGCCCAGGGCCGGCAGCTCACTGAGGCTCTCCGACATCGCCGGACAGGCCTCGGTCAGCGAGGCGACCGTCAGCCGGGTGCTCAACGGCAAGCCGGGCGTCGCGGACACCACGCGTCAGCGGGTGCTCGCGGCGCTCGACATCCTCGGCTACGAGCGCCCGGTGCGGCTGCGTCAGCGCAGCGCCGGACTGATCGGACTGGTGACGCCCGAACTCACCAACCCGATCTTTCCGGCGTTCGCGCAGTCCGTGGAACAGGTCCTGGCGGGCCACGGCTACACGCCGGTGCTCTGCACCCAATTGCCCGGCGGCGCCACAGAGGACGAACTCGTCGAGCAGCTCGTCGAACGCGGTGTCGGCGGCATCGTCTTCCTCTCCGGACTGCACGCCGACACCTCGGCCGACCCGGCGCGCTACGCCGCGCTGACCGAACGGGGCGTCCCGTTCGTCCTGATCAACGGCTACAACGAACGGATCAGCGCCCCGTTCGTATCGCCCGACGACACCGCCGCCGTCCGCATGGCCGTCGGCCACCTCGCGGAACTGGGCCACCGCAAGGTCGGCCTGGCGATCGGCCCGCAGCGCTACGTGCCCTCCCGCCGCAAACGCGACGGCTTCGTGGACGCGGCGGTGTCCCTGCTGGGGATGGACCGCGCGGAGGCCGAACTCCTGGTGTGCTCCACCCTGTTCAGCGTGGAGGGCGGCCAGGTGGCGGCCGGCGCCCTGCTCGACCGGGGCTGCACGGGCATCGTCTGCGGCAGCGACCTGATGGCCCTCGGCGTGGTGCGCGCCGCCCGCGACCGCGGCCTCGCGGTGCCCCGCGACGTGTCCGTGGTCGGCTTCGACGACTCCCAGCTCATCGCGTTCACCGACCCCCCGCTGACCACGGTCCGCCAGCCCGTCCAGGCGATGGCGGCAGCCGCGGTGGGCGCCCTCCTGGAGGAGATAGCCGGCAGCCCCGTCCAGCGCACGGAGTACGTGTTCCAGCCGGAGCTGGTGGTACGGGGATCGACGGCGGCGGTGGCGTCGGGGGTGCGGGGAGCCTGA
- a CDS encoding glycoside hydrolase family 13 protein, whose translation MTQHLAAPSTGTSADAPGHRTGWWQDAVIYQVYPRSFADGNGDGMGDLAGVTARLPYLRDLGVDAVWLSPFYASPQADAGYDVADYRAIDPMFGTLLDADALIRDAHELGLRIIVDLVPNHSSDRHEWFRRALAEGPGSALRDRYHFRPGKGADGELPPNDWESIFGGPAWTRTTDPDGTPGDWYLHLFAPEQPDFNWEHPAVADEFRSILRFWLDMGVDGFRVDVAHGLVKAEGLPDLGTHDQLKLLGNDVMPFFDQDGVHEIYRSWRTILDEYPGDRIAVAEAWTPTVERTANYVRPDEMHQAFNFQYLATSWNAEALREVIDTSLNAMRPVGAPTTWVLSNHDVTRHATRFANPPGLGTQIRTAGDRELGLRRARAATLLMLALPGSAYVYQGEELGLPDVTELPDEARQDPSFFRAEGQDGFRDGCRVPIPWTRDGSSYGFGAGGSWLPQPAGWGELSIEAQTGEAGSTLELYRAAIAARRVHPGLGAGTAVEWLDAPEGLLIFARPGFVCTVNTTDTAVRIPVRGTVLLSSAPVTTDGAEIELPADTTVWWTV comes from the coding sequence ATGACCCAGCACCTCGCTGCCCCCTCCACCGGCACGTCCGCCGACGCCCCGGGCCACCGCACCGGCTGGTGGCAGGACGCGGTGATCTACCAGGTCTATCCGCGCAGTTTCGCCGACGGCAACGGCGACGGCATGGGCGATCTCGCAGGCGTCACCGCCCGGCTCCCGTACCTCAGGGACCTCGGCGTCGACGCGGTGTGGCTCAGCCCCTTCTACGCCTCCCCGCAGGCCGACGCCGGGTACGACGTCGCCGACTACCGGGCCATCGACCCGATGTTCGGCACCCTGCTGGACGCCGACGCGCTGATCCGGGACGCCCACGAACTGGGCCTGCGGATCATCGTCGACCTGGTGCCCAACCACTCCTCCGACCGGCACGAGTGGTTCAGGCGCGCGCTCGCGGAGGGCCCCGGATCCGCCCTGCGCGACCGCTACCACTTCCGCCCCGGAAAGGGCGCGGACGGCGAACTCCCGCCCAACGACTGGGAGTCCATCTTCGGCGGACCGGCCTGGACCCGGACCACGGACCCGGACGGCACGCCCGGCGACTGGTACCTCCACCTCTTCGCGCCCGAGCAGCCCGACTTCAACTGGGAGCACCCGGCCGTCGCGGACGAGTTCCGCTCGATCCTGCGCTTCTGGCTCGACATGGGCGTCGACGGCTTCCGGGTGGACGTGGCGCACGGCCTCGTCAAGGCCGAGGGCCTGCCCGACCTGGGCACGCACGACCAGCTGAAGCTGCTCGGAAACGATGTCATGCCGTTCTTCGACCAGGACGGCGTGCACGAGATCTACCGCAGCTGGCGCACCATCCTCGACGAGTACCCCGGCGACAGGATCGCCGTGGCCGAGGCCTGGACCCCCACTGTCGAGCGCACCGCCAACTACGTGCGCCCCGACGAGATGCACCAGGCCTTCAACTTCCAGTACCTGGCCACCTCCTGGAACGCCGAGGCGCTCCGCGAGGTCATCGACACCTCGCTGAACGCGATGCGCCCGGTCGGCGCCCCCACCACCTGGGTGCTCTCCAACCACGACGTCACCCGGCACGCCACCCGGTTCGCCAACCCGCCCGGCCTCGGCACCCAGATCCGTACCGCGGGCGACCGCGAACTGGGCCTGCGCCGCGCCCGCGCGGCCACGCTGCTGATGCTGGCGCTGCCCGGCTCCGCCTACGTCTACCAGGGCGAGGAGCTCGGCCTGCCCGACGTCACGGAGCTGCCCGACGAGGCCCGCCAGGACCCGTCGTTCTTCCGGGCCGAGGGCCAGGACGGCTTCCGCGACGGGTGCCGGGTGCCGATCCCGTGGACCCGCGACGGCAGCTCGTACGGCTTCGGCGCGGGCGGCAGCTGGCTGCCGCAGCCCGCGGGCTGGGGCGAGCTGAGCATCGAGGCCCAGACCGGCGAGGCCGGCTCCACCCTGGAGCTGTACCGGGCCGCGATCGCCGCCCGCCGGGTGCACCCCGGACTCGGCGCGGGCACCGCGGTGGAGTGGCTGGACGCCCCCGAGGGGCTGCTGATCTTCGCCCGCCCCGGCTTCGTCTGCACCGTCAACACCACGGACACCGCCGTCCGCATCCCCGTACGCGGCACCGTCCTGCTGTCCAGCGCCCCGGTCACCACCGACGGCGCCGAGATCGAGCTGCCGGCCGACACCACGGTGTGGTGGACGGTGTGA
- a CDS encoding carbohydrate ABC transporter permease yields the protein MAVHTSQSVAKAAGDDTVARGRSRGTGNPTPPGRIRRALSTHWYAWTMVAPVVIVIGVIIGYPLVRGIYLSLTDANERNVERSIGVNHIPATYEFVGLDNYTDVLKGSEFLGTLGWTLVWTVSCVAITFALGMGLANILNRRIAGRSAYRMALILPWAIPGFVSVFAWRFLYNEDRGLLNRILSGSGFDGIPWLNDPTWAKLSVIAVNVWLGVPFMMVALLGGLQSIPSEHYEAAEMDGATAWQRFRHITLPGLRPVSTTVILLSTIWTFNMFPVIFLLTSGGPGDATQILVTQAYKFSFEISPRDFALSSTWGVLILVLLMLFAAVYRRVLRTQGDDW from the coding sequence ATGGCTGTCCACACCAGCCAGTCGGTGGCGAAGGCCGCGGGCGACGACACCGTCGCCCGCGGCCGGAGCCGCGGTACTGGCAACCCCACGCCCCCGGGCCGGATCCGGCGGGCGCTCTCGACCCACTGGTACGCCTGGACCATGGTCGCCCCGGTCGTCATCGTGATCGGCGTGATCATCGGGTATCCGCTGGTCCGCGGCATCTACCTGTCGCTGACCGACGCCAACGAGCGCAACGTCGAGCGGTCCATCGGTGTCAACCACATCCCCGCGACGTACGAGTTCGTGGGCCTGGACAACTACACCGACGTACTGAAGGGCAGCGAGTTCCTCGGCACGCTCGGCTGGACCCTGGTGTGGACGGTCTCCTGTGTGGCCATCACCTTCGCCCTCGGCATGGGGCTCGCCAACATCCTCAACCGCCGGATCGCCGGGCGCTCCGCGTACCGGATGGCGCTCATCCTGCCCTGGGCCATCCCCGGCTTCGTCTCCGTCTTCGCCTGGCGCTTCCTCTACAACGAGGACCGCGGGCTGCTCAACCGGATCCTCTCGGGGAGCGGCTTCGACGGCATCCCGTGGCTCAACGACCCCACCTGGGCGAAACTCTCCGTCATCGCCGTCAACGTGTGGCTCGGTGTGCCGTTCATGATGGTCGCCCTCCTCGGCGGACTCCAGTCCATCCCCAGCGAGCACTACGAGGCCGCCGAGATGGACGGCGCCACCGCCTGGCAGCGCTTCCGCCACATCACGCTGCCCGGACTGCGGCCGGTCTCCACCACCGTGATCCTGCTGTCCACCATCTGGACCTTCAACATGTTCCCGGTCATCTTCCTGCTGACCAGCGGCGGACCCGGCGACGCCACCCAGATCCTGGTGACGCAGGCGTACAAGTTCTCCTTCGAGATCAGCCCGCGCGACTTCGCGCTCTCCTCCACGTGGGGCGTGCTGATCCTCGTACTCCTGATGCTCTTCGCCGCTGTGTACCGGCGAGTCCTCCGCACCCAGGGAGATGACTGGTGA
- a CDS encoding extracellular solute-binding protein, which translates to MRRGITATALVAALALAATACGSDDDSSNGTSKSSGELSGTVTWWDTSTAGSEDKVFKKIAEGFEKEHPKVDVKYVNVPFGDAQNKFKNAAQSGSGAPDVIRSEVAWTPEFADLGYLAPLDGTPALQKADDFLKQAAASTKYKDKTYAVPQVIDSMGIFYNKKIFKDAGVEVPKTVDELKTASKKIKDKTGKTGLYLRGDDAYWFLSFLYGEGGDMVDASNKSVTIDNPAGVKAMKVVKDLVDSGAAKTDATDGWENMQSSFKDGKVAMMINGPWAVADTYTGKEFTDKANLGVAPVPAGSAAQGAPQGGHNLAVYAGSKNLDASYAFVDYMTSVKTQAQVTKELNLLPTRTSAYAQESVVDNEIVGFFKPVVESAVERPWIPETGSLFAPLVTEYTKVLTGQTSPEKAVKTTGDSYRKLLKGWK; encoded by the coding sequence ATGCGACGTGGCATAACGGCCACCGCCCTGGTCGCGGCCCTGGCGCTCGCGGCGACCGCCTGCGGCAGCGACGACGACAGTTCCAACGGCACCTCCAAGAGCTCGGGCGAGCTCTCCGGCACCGTCACGTGGTGGGACACCTCCACCGCGGGCAGCGAGGACAAGGTCTTCAAGAAGATCGCCGAGGGCTTCGAGAAGGAGCACCCCAAGGTCGACGTCAAGTACGTCAACGTCCCCTTCGGTGACGCGCAGAACAAGTTCAAGAACGCCGCGCAGTCCGGCTCCGGCGCCCCCGACGTGATCCGCTCCGAGGTCGCGTGGACGCCCGAGTTCGCCGACCTCGGCTACCTCGCCCCGCTGGACGGCACCCCCGCCCTCCAGAAGGCGGACGACTTCCTGAAGCAGGCCGCCGCGTCCACCAAGTACAAGGACAAGACGTACGCGGTGCCGCAGGTCATCGACTCCATGGGCATCTTCTACAACAAGAAGATCTTCAAGGACGCCGGCGTCGAGGTCCCCAAGACCGTCGACGAGCTGAAGACCGCGTCGAAGAAGATCAAGGACAAGACCGGCAAGACCGGCCTCTACCTGCGCGGTGACGACGCGTACTGGTTCCTGTCGTTCCTGTACGGCGAGGGCGGCGACATGGTCGACGCCTCCAACAAGTCCGTCACCATCGACAACCCGGCCGGCGTCAAGGCGATGAAGGTCGTCAAGGACCTCGTCGACTCGGGCGCCGCCAAGACCGACGCGACGGACGGCTGGGAGAACATGCAGTCGTCCTTCAAGGACGGCAAGGTCGCGATGATGATCAACGGCCCGTGGGCCGTCGCCGACACCTACACCGGCAAGGAGTTCACCGACAAGGCCAACCTGGGCGTCGCCCCGGTCCCGGCCGGCTCCGCCGCGCAGGGCGCCCCGCAGGGCGGTCACAACCTCGCCGTCTACGCCGGTTCCAAGAACCTCGACGCCTCCTACGCCTTCGTCGACTACATGACCTCCGTCAAGACCCAGGCCCAGGTCACCAAGGAGCTCAACCTGCTGCCGACCCGCACCTCCGCCTACGCGCAGGAGAGCGTCGTCGACAACGAGATCGTCGGCTTCTTCAAGCCCGTCGTCGAGAGTGCCGTCGAGCGCCCCTGGATCCCGGAGACCGGCAGCCTCTTCGCGCCGCTCGTCACCGAGTACACGAAGGTCCTCACCGGACAGACCTCCCCGGAGAAGGCCGTCAAGACGACCGGCGACTCCTACCGCAAGCTCCTCAAGGGCTGGAAGTAA
- a CDS encoding LacI family DNA-binding transcriptional regulator, with translation MTARLADIATQAGVSEATVSRVLNGKPGVAAATRESVLAALDVLGYERPVRLRRRSAGLVGLITPELENPIFPALAQVIGQALTRQGYTPVLATQTPGGSTEDELTEMLVDRGVSGIIFVSGLHADTSADMQRYEQLRAQGVPFVLVNGFSPKVQAPFISPDDRAAMRLAVTHLVSLGHTRIGLAVGPKRFVPVVRKIEGFHATMREQLNLTPDEVEGLIQHSLYTLEGGQAAASALMERGCTAVVCASDMMALGAIRAARRLSRDVPRDLSVVGYDDSPLIAFTDPPLTTIRQPVTAMGQAAVRTLLEEIGGTPAPHSEFVFMPELVVRGSTAAGPGQDAASPAPPVQGSHAHP, from the coding sequence ATGACCGCACGGCTTGCCGATATCGCAACTCAGGCGGGGGTCAGCGAAGCGACGGTCAGCCGTGTACTGAACGGCAAGCCCGGGGTTGCCGCTGCCACCCGCGAATCCGTCCTCGCCGCGCTCGACGTCCTGGGCTACGAACGGCCCGTACGGCTGCGCAGGCGCAGCGCGGGTCTGGTCGGCCTGATCACGCCGGAGCTGGAGAACCCCATCTTCCCGGCGCTCGCCCAGGTCATCGGGCAGGCGCTGACCCGGCAGGGCTACACCCCGGTACTGGCGACCCAGACCCCCGGCGGCTCCACGGAGGACGAGCTGACCGAGATGCTGGTCGACCGCGGCGTCTCGGGAATCATCTTCGTCTCCGGGCTGCACGCCGACACCTCGGCCGATATGCAGCGCTACGAGCAACTGCGCGCCCAGGGAGTCCCCTTCGTACTGGTAAACGGTTTCTCGCCCAAGGTGCAGGCGCCGTTCATCTCACCGGACGACCGGGCCGCGATGCGGCTGGCGGTGACGCACCTGGTTTCGCTGGGTCACACCCGGATCGGACTGGCCGTCGGGCCCAAGCGGTTCGTCCCCGTGGTCCGCAAGATCGAGGGCTTCCACGCCACGATGCGGGAGCAGTTGAACCTCACTCCGGACGAGGTGGAGGGGCTGATCCAGCACTCCCTGTACACGCTGGAGGGCGGTCAGGCGGCTGCCTCCGCACTGATGGAGCGGGGCTGCACGGCGGTGGTGTGCGCGAGCGACATGATGGCGCTCGGCGCCATCCGGGCAGCTCGCAGGCTTTCCAGGGACGTGCCGCGCGATCTCTCCGTGGTCGGTTACGACGACTCCCCGCTCATAGCGTTCACCGATCCGCCGCTGACCACGATCCGGCAGCCGGTGACGGCGATGGGCCAGGCCGCCGTGCGTACGCTCCTCGAGGAGATCGGCGGCACACCCGCCCCGCACAGCGAGTTCGTCTTCATGCCCGAGCTGGTCGTGCGCGGATCGACGGCCGCGGGCCCCGGCCAGGACGCGGCGTCTC
- a CDS encoding sugar ABC transporter permease, which yields MTTAPAPAARHSAPKVRLRGERSPLASTALHLTLIVASVIAVFPVLWVLLTSLKPAQFATTTDFFKETTLENYTHLLQDTKFLTWFGNSVVVAGLTTLVGVIVSASTGYAVSRFRFPGKRGLMWTLLITQMFPVAVLIVPIYNIMATMGLLNRPAGLVITYLTISVPFCAWMMKGFFDTIPREIDESGQVDGLTPFGTFWRLILPLAKPGLAVTAFYSFITAWGEVAYASAFMVGEDNLTLAGGLQLFVNRYGAQWGPMTAASVLIAIPAALVFLFAQKHLVTGMSAGAVKG from the coding sequence GTGACCACGGCACCCGCCCCCGCCGCGCGGCACTCCGCGCCCAAGGTCCGGCTGCGCGGCGAGCGTTCGCCGCTGGCTTCCACCGCACTGCACCTGACGCTGATCGTCGCGTCCGTGATCGCCGTCTTCCCCGTGCTGTGGGTCCTGCTCACCTCGCTGAAGCCCGCCCAGTTCGCGACCACCACGGACTTCTTCAAAGAGACGACGCTCGAGAACTACACGCACCTGCTCCAGGACACGAAGTTCCTGACCTGGTTCGGCAACTCGGTGGTCGTCGCGGGCCTCACCACACTCGTCGGCGTGATCGTCTCCGCCTCCACCGGCTACGCCGTCAGCCGGTTCCGCTTCCCCGGGAAGCGCGGACTGATGTGGACGCTGCTGATCACCCAGATGTTCCCGGTCGCCGTCCTCATCGTGCCGATCTACAACATCATGGCGACCATGGGCCTGCTCAACAGGCCGGCCGGTCTCGTCATCACCTACCTCACCATCTCGGTGCCGTTCTGCGCCTGGATGATGAAGGGCTTCTTCGACACCATCCCGCGCGAGATCGACGAGTCGGGGCAGGTCGACGGCCTCACCCCGTTCGGCACGTTCTGGCGGCTCATCCTGCCGCTGGCCAAGCCCGGACTCGCCGTCACCGCGTTCTACTCCTTCATCACCGCCTGGGGCGAAGTGGCGTACGCCTCCGCCTTCATGGTCGGGGAGGACAACCTCACCCTCGCGGGCGGACTCCAGCTGTTCGTCAACCGCTACGGGGCGCAGTGGGGCCCGATGACCGCCGCGTCCGTGCTCATCGCGATACCCGCGGCCCTGGTCTTCCTGTTCGCGCAGAAACACCTCGTCACCGGCATGTCCGCCGGAGCCGTCAAGGGCTGA
- a CDS encoding LamG domain-containing protein, with protein MSVGRWGSARVLGPLLGLALMAGAAPAHAAGAGAAAGATTKVTDSVAEQTALAQAGATGEPVEITAERTEYSSTTANPDGSFTLTQSTAPQRVRADDGSWGGVDTTLVRRADGSVGPKASVVDLAFTGGSSSGKDMIRLGSKQGSVSLGWPGALPEPAIDGATATYANIMAGVDLELTATAEGYHEVLVVKSAAAAASPELEQVSLSASGEGLRVVPGAGGGLRAVDENGNTVFKGPAGQMWDSAGSQQTVSQSARVTAVDDPQDPAGGGNTTQPGAGDSTAVLPVHVDGEVVSVTPDLGLLRGTETVYPVRIDPSVGLGVSERSVISSDGDRWWQFDGDYGVGLCGNADGYYCGNGYKNRMLFELAPTQLAGKYVLDATFRAHETWSFNCNAHWVDLERTDNMTEGTHWPGPKDLDQMGDRNVSYGRGDNCSPSQPDSWVEFNDNPAEPDENLKSTVRSYADGKISRLTFMLRAKDETDARAWKRFDDNAELKVNYAYQPGVPTSVGVIPGNGNTAYCRPSSTDPLMVTRVDPMVQARVQTKVEAHKGDEEGSLQAEYVVQRGDDAAWHEVWSAYRPASGWVPDETLQSLRTSSRADGGLYRLRARTQSHWSYDGASGDLFSSYSSWCYFKIDSTAPKAPSITAGAPYTQCTVNLCNPSGGPGTPGKFTFTHNSADSDVKAFRWRLLTTSAQKTKQVIGATVTVNDVTPSLAGTQVLSVEASDLKLDSSGRTRWGTPAEFAFKVSTPKGPVGRWHLDDGTTGSGVVVAKDVATEAGARHDATLHGAAGATWSGRGRRGDPDYSLRLNDAATNPADQVGYAATASAAVNTKDSFTVSAWVQLSDPSKNRVVLSESGTNGSAFALYYSASFKKWIFNRMDRDQANPAFIRSVADEINPPLNVWTHLSGVFDSKNDADKSNDTIQLFVNGRPQGDPVTLAASASTYEPWTANAGMQIGRSMENGGYGGYFFGLVDEISVWQYPLTGDSIMQEAQAAVDDVPTNELVAHWDAAAATANAIPESPSTLYAPGSLTLAGGAVSNADRSAVVLNGTTAYASVAGPVVDDSGSFTVSASVELDSEALAAKPVGYTGQIAGQRTGNESAWALWVTKPADDAYQWKFTRTARGANGQVIQSAEVVDDELAETDTWVQVTGVFNAQESLESDDPSYGKLHLYVGPLAQPSGENADFTAAQAGSGELAIGRGAKGGAVGNYLPGSLESLKVWTGAMTADQVSAQVQAASGAG; from the coding sequence ATGTCTGTCGGCAGATGGGGATCTGCGCGGGTTCTGGGTCCGCTGTTGGGTCTGGCTCTCATGGCCGGGGCAGCTCCGGCCCATGCGGCCGGTGCAGGGGCTGCGGCTGGGGCGACCACCAAGGTGACCGACTCGGTCGCGGAGCAGACCGCGCTGGCGCAGGCTGGCGCGACCGGGGAGCCAGTTGAGATCACGGCAGAGCGCACCGAGTACTCGTCGACCACGGCGAACCCTGACGGCTCGTTCACGCTGACGCAGTCGACAGCTCCGCAGCGCGTGCGCGCCGATGACGGTTCGTGGGGCGGCGTGGACACGACGCTGGTACGCCGTGCCGACGGTTCGGTGGGGCCGAAGGCGTCAGTGGTGGACCTGGCCTTCACCGGCGGCAGCAGCAGCGGCAAGGACATGATCCGGCTGGGCAGCAAGCAGGGTTCGGTGTCACTGGGCTGGCCCGGCGCGCTGCCCGAACCGGCGATCGACGGCGCGACCGCCACGTACGCAAATATCATGGCGGGGGTCGACCTCGAACTGACCGCGACAGCCGAGGGCTATCACGAGGTGCTGGTCGTCAAGTCGGCGGCAGCCGCCGCCAGCCCGGAACTGGAGCAGGTGAGCCTGTCGGCATCCGGGGAGGGTCTGCGGGTGGTGCCGGGAGCCGGCGGAGGTCTGCGCGCAGTCGACGAGAACGGGAACACCGTTTTCAAGGGCCCGGCCGGCCAGATGTGGGACTCCGCAGGCAGTCAACAGACGGTGAGCCAGTCGGCCCGTGTGACCGCGGTGGACGATCCTCAGGATCCGGCAGGCGGGGGCAACACCACCCAGCCCGGGGCGGGCGACAGCACCGCTGTGCTTCCGGTGCACGTCGACGGTGAGGTCGTCTCGGTCACGCCCGACCTCGGCCTGCTGCGCGGTACGGAGACCGTCTATCCCGTGCGCATCGATCCCTCGGTCGGGCTCGGCGTCTCCGAGCGGTCAGTGATTTCTTCCGACGGTGACCGCTGGTGGCAGTTCGACGGGGACTACGGAGTCGGGCTCTGTGGGAACGCGGACGGTTACTACTGCGGCAACGGATACAAGAACCGGATGCTGTTCGAGCTTGCCCCGACCCAGCTGGCAGGCAAGTACGTTCTGGACGCGACGTTCCGCGCGCATGAGACATGGTCGTTCAACTGCAACGCGCACTGGGTGGATCTTGAGCGGACCGACAACATGACCGAGGGAACCCACTGGCCGGGTCCGAAGGACCTTGATCAGATGGGCGACCGGAACGTCTCCTACGGGCGGGGAGACAACTGCAGCCCTTCGCAGCCCGACAGCTGGGTCGAGTTCAACGACAATCCCGCCGAGCCGGACGAGAACCTGAAGTCCACTGTCCGTTCGTACGCCGACGGCAAGATCAGCCGTCTGACGTTCATGCTCAGGGCGAAGGACGAGACCGACGCGAGGGCCTGGAAGCGCTTCGACGACAACGCGGAACTCAAGGTCAACTATGCGTACCAGCCGGGCGTTCCGACCAGTGTCGGTGTCATCCCGGGGAACGGCAACACCGCATACTGCAGGCCGTCCTCGACGGACCCATTGATGGTGACCCGGGTCGACCCGATGGTGCAGGCCCGTGTTCAGACCAAGGTCGAGGCGCACAAGGGCGATGAGGAGGGCTCGCTGCAGGCTGAATATGTCGTCCAGCGGGGCGATGACGCAGCCTGGCACGAAGTCTGGTCCGCCTACCGGCCGGCCAGCGGCTGGGTGCCGGACGAAACGCTGCAGAGCCTGCGCACTTCCAGCCGTGCTGACGGGGGTCTGTACCGCCTCCGGGCGCGCACTCAGTCCCACTGGTCCTACGACGGCGCGTCCGGTGACCTGTTCTCCTCGTACTCGTCCTGGTGCTACTTCAAAATTGACTCCACAGCGCCGAAGGCCCCCTCGATCACTGCGGGCGCCCCGTACACGCAGTGCACGGTGAACCTGTGCAACCCCAGCGGCGGTCCCGGCACGCCGGGCAAGTTCACCTTCACGCACAACTCGGCGGACAGCGACGTCAAGGCGTTTCGGTGGCGCCTGCTGACCACCTCGGCGCAGAAGACCAAGCAGGTCATCGGGGCCACCGTGACGGTCAATGACGTCACCCCTTCCCTGGCCGGCACCCAGGTGCTGTCGGTGGAAGCCAGTGACCTCAAACTCGATTCCTCCGGCCGGACACGTTGGGGAACGCCGGCAGAGTTCGCCTTCAAGGTGTCGACGCCGAAAGGCCCCGTCGGTCGCTGGCACCTTGACGACGGCACAACCGGATCGGGTGTCGTGGTGGCAAAGGATGTAGCCACCGAGGCCGGTGCGCGGCACGACGCCACGCTCCACGGTGCTGCCGGCGCCACTTGGTCAGGCCGCGGACGCCGCGGCGATCCGGACTACTCGTTGCGCCTCAACGACGCCGCGACGAACCCCGCAGACCAGGTCGGATACGCGGCCACTGCCTCGGCTGCGGTGAACACCAAGGATTCGTTCACTGTCTCGGCATGGGTGCAGTTGTCGGACCCGTCGAAAAATAGGGTCGTTCTGTCCGAGTCCGGCACGAACGGCAGCGCGTTTGCCCTCTACTACTCCGCCAGCTTCAAGAAGTGGATCTTCAATCGCATGGACAGGGACCAGGCGAATCCCGCGTTCATTCGATCCGTTGCCGACGAGATCAACCCGCCACTGAACGTCTGGACACACTTGTCCGGGGTTTTCGACTCCAAGAACGACGCGGACAAGAGCAACGACACGATCCAGCTCTTCGTCAACGGACGACCGCAAGGGGACCCCGTCACGCTCGCGGCAAGCGCCTCCACGTACGAACCGTGGACTGCGAACGCGGGTATGCAAATCGGGCGGTCGATGGAGAACGGCGGGTATGGCGGATACTTCTTCGGTCTGGTGGACGAGATTTCCGTTTGGCAATACCCGCTCACCGGGGACAGCATCATGCAGGAAGCGCAAGCCGCCGTTGACGATGTCCCCACCAATGAGTTGGTAGCCCATTGGGATGCCGCAGCAGCCACGGCCAACGCGATCCCGGAGAGCCCTTCGACGCTTTACGCTCCCGGGTCCCTGACCCTGGCCGGCGGCGCAGTCTCCAACGCTGACCGGAGCGCTGTGGTGCTCAATGGGACCACCGCCTACGCATCCGTGGCCGGCCCGGTGGTTGACGACAGCGGCTCCTTCACAGTCTCGGCATCGGTGGAGTTGGATTCGGAGGCGCTGGCAGCGAAGCCGGTCGGCTACACCGGACAGATAGCCGGCCAGCGCACGGGCAATGAATCCGCCTGGGCCCTGTGGGTCACCAAACCGGCGGATGACGCGTACCAGTGGAAGTTCACCCGGACCGCCCGCGGCGCCAACGGCCAGGTCATCCAGAGTGCCGAGGTTGTGGATGACGAACTCGCCGAAACTGACACATGGGTCCAGGTCACCGGGGTGTTCAACGCCCAGGAGAGCTTGGAGTCGGACGACCCGTCCTACGGGAAACTGCACCTGTACGTCGGTCCCCTCGCTCAGCCTTCCGGTGAGAACGCTGACTTCACTGCCGCACAGGCCGGCAGCGGAGAATTGGCGATCGGCCGAGGTGCCAAGGGCGGAGCCGTGGGGAACTACCTGCCCGGAAGCCTGGAGAGCCTGAAGGTCTGGACCGGAGCGATGACGGCCGACCAGGTCAGCGCCCAAGTGCAGGCCGCATCAGGCGCAGGTTAA